A stretch of [Clostridium] innocuum DNA encodes these proteins:
- the ugpC gene encoding sn-glycerol-3-phosphate ABC transporter ATP-binding protein UgpC, with protein MADLSLRHIDKIYDNNVQAVFDFNLEIKDKEFIVFVGPSGCGKSTTLRMIAGLEDISAGEFYIDGKLMNDVEPKDRDIAMVFQSYALYPHMSVYDNMAFGLKLKKTPKEEIDKRVREAARILEIEDYLDRKPKALSGGQRQRVALGRAIVRNAKVFLMDEPLSNLDAKLRVQMRSEIIKLHERINATTIYVTHDQTEAMTMADRIVVMKAGYIQQIGTPKEIYNNPKNMFVAGFLGAPATNFLQGTYQGNAFICNDQRIEMPDMFHEAMKPYDGKEVVMGIRPEDLHGEGIVADTYPTSHFMFDVEVSELLGHEFILHGRFGKQRLEAKVAARIEARPHEDIELAMDLSKVHFFDKETEETII; from the coding sequence ATGGCAGATTTATCATTAAGACATATAGATAAGATCTATGATAATAATGTACAGGCCGTTTTTGATTTCAATCTGGAAATCAAGGATAAGGAGTTCATTGTATTCGTAGGTCCGTCCGGATGTGGAAAATCAACAACTCTGCGTATGATTGCAGGACTGGAGGATATCTCCGCCGGGGAATTTTATATCGATGGCAAGCTGATGAATGATGTAGAACCAAAGGATCGTGACATTGCCATGGTCTTCCAGTCCTACGCATTGTATCCGCATATGAGTGTTTATGATAATATGGCGTTTGGTCTGAAGCTGAAAAAGACGCCGAAGGAAGAGATCGACAAGCGTGTACGGGAAGCTGCCCGTATACTGGAAATTGAAGACTATCTGGATCGTAAGCCGAAAGCATTATCCGGCGGTCAGCGTCAGCGTGTTGCGCTGGGGCGTGCCATCGTCCGCAATGCGAAGGTTTTCCTGATGGATGAACCACTGTCAAATCTGGATGCGAAGCTGCGTGTACAGATGAGAAGTGAAATCATCAAGCTGCATGAGCGCATCAATGCGACAACGATTTATGTAACTCATGATCAGACAGAGGCGATGACCATGGCGGATCGCATTGTTGTGATGAAGGCCGGTTATATCCAGCAGATCGGTACACCAAAGGAAATTTACAACAATCCGAAGAATATGTTTGTTGCAGGATTCCTGGGGGCACCTGCGACCAACTTCCTGCAGGGAACCTATCAGGGAAATGCGTTTATCTGTAACGATCAGCGCATCGAAATGCCGGATATGTTCCACGAGGCTATGAAGCCGTATGACGGCAAAGAGGTTGTCATGGGTATCCGTCCGGAGGATCTGCATGGTGAAGGCATTGTTGCGGATACCTATCCTACCTCACATTTCATGTTCGATGTTGAGGTCAGTGAACTGCTCGGTCATGAGTTTATCCTGCACGGACGCTTTGGAAAACAGCGTCTGGAGGCAAAGGTAGCGGCCCGCATTGAAGCAAGACCGCATGAGGATATCGAGCTGGCTATGGATCTTAGCAAGGTTCATTTCTTCGATAAGGAAACAGAAGAAACAATTATTTAG